One window from the genome of Pseudanabaena yagii GIHE-NHR1 encodes:
- the kaiB gene encoding circadian clock protein KaiB — MIRKTYVLKLYVAGNTPNSVRALKMLNDILEKEFQGVYTLKVIDVLKNPQLAEEDKILATPTLAKVLPPPVRKIIGDLSDREKVLIGLDLLYEELIGND; from the coding sequence ATGATTCGTAAAACATACGTCCTTAAACTCTACGTCGCAGGAAATACGCCCAACTCAGTAAGGGCGCTAAAGATGCTTAACGATATCCTTGAAAAAGAATTTCAAGGAGTTTATACATTAAAGGTAATTGATGTGCTGAAAAACCCACAATTAGCTGAAGAAGATAAAATATTGGCGACCCCAACTTTAGCTAAGGTTTTACCACCCCCTGTTAGAAAAATTATTGGCGATTTGTCTGATCGCGAAAAGGTTTTAATTGGACTAGATTTACTATATGAGGAACTAATTGGCAATGACTAG